Below is a genomic region from Streptosporangium album.
TGGCCCAGGCGTGGGAGTAGGGGCCGAAGTAACGGGTCCCCTTACGCCTGGCGCCCCGCATCACCTGGACTCGGGGGAACTCCTCCCCCATGGTGACCGCGAGGTAGGGATAGGACTTGTCGTCGCGGTATTTGACGTTGAACCGCGGGTCGTACTGCTTGATCCAGGAGTATTCGAGCTGGAGCGCCTCGACCTCGGTGCCGACGACCGTCCAGTCGACGTCGACGGCGGTCGTGAGCATGGTCTGGGTGCGCGGGTGGAGGCCGGCGAAGTCGGCGAAGTAGGAATTGAGACGCTGGCGCAGGTTCTTGGCCTTGCCCACGTAGATGACCCGGTCATCGGCGTCTCTGAACCGGTAGACGCCGGGTGAATCGGGGATCGACCCCGGACTCGGCCGGAAACTCGCCGGACCAACAACAGATCTCACCACACTGAAAGCCTATCGGCCTTCACCGACAGGAATACTTCGCCGGAAGCCCCTATCCAACCCGGCATCTCCATGCGGGGTGGTTCCCGCGCCCGCCCCCGTGGCGTCGGCACGGGAACCGCCCCGCGAGACATGGTCCGCACCGTCGGCGCCGGGTCCGCCTGCCCCGTGCCGACCCCGCGGGCGGTGCTCAGGCCAGGGTGATGGAGTCTCCCTCGACCTTGATCGCCTTCTCGGCCAGAGGCTTGTCAGCCGGACCGTTGGCGACGGAGCCATCTTCGATCTTGAACTTGCTACCGTGGCACGGGCAGTTGATCGTGCCCTCCGAGACGGAGGCGACATCACACCCTCGATGCGTACAGACAGAGCTGAAGGCCTTGAACTCTCCGGCCTTCGGCTGGGTCACCACCACTTTGGCATCCTTGAAGACCTTGCCGCCTCCCTCGGGGATGTCCCCGGCCTTGGCCAGCGCCTTCGCCCCGGAGCCCGCTCCCGAGTCCGACCCCGTGCTCGAACTCGCCGCGGGACCGGACGAGGGTGCCCCGGCCCCCGTCTCCGCGGCCCCGTCGGCAGCCGGCTCGCCGGAACCGGCACACGCGGTCAACACCGCCACCATCCCGGCACCTCCCGCGCCCAACATCACCGCACGACGCGTCGTATCAGTCATGGTCGTCCTCCAGAGTCCTCAGCTTCATCTTCAGTTACGGCTGCACCCCGCTGCCGGTTCAGCATGCCGTACCCCTTGTCGGAGGGCTGTGAAGAATTACGCCTTCGATGCGCTTATGTCCATGTCAGCGACGGCCGGATCAGGTCATCACGATGCCGTCGCCGTCGACCTTCAGCGCGAACTCGACCAGCGGAGCCTCGGCCGGGCCCTTGAGGCACTTGCCGGAGTCGGCGGCGAACTCGCTGCCGTGGCAGGGGCAGCGGATGACCCCGTCCGCGACCCGGCCGACCGAGCAGCCCCTGTGCGGGCAGCTCGCGGTGAACGCCTTGAACACCCCTGCCGAGGGCTGAGTGATCACGATCTTCCATTTGGCGATGACCTTGCCGCCGCCTACCGGCACATCTGCCGTCTGGGCGATGACCTTGCCCTTGATGCCCGGCGGCACGACACCGGGACCGGGTTCGCCGCCGGCGCAGCCGGTGAGCGCCGCCCCGCACGCCACGGCCGCCGTGGCGCCGATCACGTGCCTGCGTGTGGGCATCGTGGAACCTTCACTACTGCTCATCGCGGCCCTTCTCGCAATGTCCCCCGCCAAAACCGGACTACCGCGTCAAGGGTATTGACGCGGTAGCCCGGCTCCCCATCCGGCCTCAGGTGCCGAGGATTTTGCGCAGGAACCGTCCGGTGTGGCTGTCGTCGACCAGAGCCACCTCTTCGGGCGTGCCGGTGGCCAGCACGCTGCCACCTCGGGAGCCTCCCTCGGGTCCCATGTCGATCAGCCAGTCGGCGGTCTTGATCACGTCCAGGTTGTGTTCGATGACGATGACCGTGTTGCCGCCGTCGACGAGCTTGCCGAGCACGCCCAGCAGCCGCCGGATGTCCTCGAAGTGCAGGCCCGTGGTCGGCTCGTCCAGCACGTAGATCGTCCGGCCGGTGGAACGGCGCTGCAGCTCGGAGGCGAGCTTGACGCGCTGCGCCTCACCACCGGACAGCGTCGTGGCCGGCTGCCCCAGCCGGACATAGCCCAGGCCGACGTCGTTCAGCGTCTGGAGGTAGCGCTTGATGGACGGGATCGCGTCGAAGAAGCCGAGTGCCTCCTCGATCGGCATGTCGAGCACCTCGGAGATCGTCTTGCCCTTGTAATGGACCTCCAGGGTCTCCCGGTTGTATCGAGCCCCGTGGCAGATCTCACACGGCACGTAGACGTCCGGCAGGAAGTTCATCTCGATCTTGATGGTGCCGTCACCCGAGCATGCCTCGCACCGGCCGCCCTTGACGTTGAAGCTGAACCGGCCCTTCTGATAGCCGCGGACCTTGGCCTCGGTGGTCTGCGCGAACAGGTCGCGGACCTTGTCGAAGACGCCGGTGTAGGTCGCCGGGTTGGACCGTGGGGTGCGTCCGATCGGCGACTGGTCGACGTGCACGACCTTGTCGACGAGATCCATCCCGTTGACCCGCGAGTGACGGCCGGGGACGGTGCGCGCGCCGTTGAGCTCCTTGGCCAGGGCGTTGTAGAGGATGTCGTTGACCAGTGTGGACTTGCCGGATCCCGAGACGCCGGTGACCGCGGTGAACACCCCGAGGGGGAACTCCACGTCCACGCCCTTGAGGTTGTGCTCGCGGGCGCCCTTCACCGTGATCTGCCGCTTCTTGTCGCGTTTGCGGCGATGGGCGGGGATGACGATGCTCTTGCGTCCGGACAGGTAGGCGCCGGTCATCGAGTCCTCGGAGGCCAGCAGGTCCGCCACCGTGCCGGAGACGACGACCTGGCCACCGTGCTCACCCGCGCCGGGGCCGATGTCCACCACCCAGTCGGCCGCGGCGATGGTGTCCTCGTCGTGCTCGACCACGATGAGCGTGTTGCCCATGTCCCGTAGCCGGATCAGGGTCTCCAGCAGCCGCTGGTTGTCACGCTGGTGCAGGCCGATGGACGGCTCGTCGAGCACGTAGAGCACGCCGACCAGACCCGAGCCGATCTGGGTGGCCAACCGGATGCGCTGGGCCTCGCCTCCGGCGAGGGTGCCCGACGCACGGTCCATGGTCAGGTAGTCGAGGCCCACGTCGAGCAGGAAACCCATCCGGGCGTTGATCTCCTTGACCACCCGCTCGGCGATCTGCATGTCCCGGTCGGACAGCTCCAGCTTGGCCAGGAACGCCGCGCAGTCACCGATCGACATCGCCGAGACGTCGGCGATCGACCGGCCGTCCACCGTCACGGCCAGGGAGACCGGCTTGAGCCTGGCTCCCTTACAGGCCGGGCAGGGGATCTCCCGCATGTAGCCTTCGTACTTCTCCCGCATGCCGTCGCTCTCGGACTCGGCATGGCGGCGCTGCACCCAGGGGATGGCCCCTTCGAACGTGGTGTAGTAGGAACGCTCACGGCCGTAGCGGTTGCTGTAGCGGACGTGGACCTGCTCGCCGTAACCGTGCAGCAGGGCGTTCTGCGCCTTCTTCGGAAGCCTCTCCCACGGGGTGGTGATCTTGAAACCCATCGTGAGACCGAGAGCCTCGACGAGGCGGACGAAGTAATCGCTGGTGTGCCCGCCGGCCCATGGGGAGATCGCGCCGTCGTCCAGCGCCTTCTCCGGGTCGGGCACGATCAGGTCGGGGTCGACCTCCATCCGCACCCCGAGGCCGGTGCACTCGGTACAGGCCCCGAAGGGCGAGTTGAAGGAGAACGAGCGAGGCTCCAGCTCCTCGAACGACAGGTCGTCGTAGGGGCAGTAGAGGTGCTCGGAGTAGAAGCGCTCACGGTTCGGGTCGTTCTCGGGGAGGTCGACGAACTCCAACGTGATCGTGCCACCCGAAAGCTGCAGAGCGGTCTCCACGGAACCG
It encodes:
- a CDS encoding Rieske (2Fe-2S) protein — translated: MTDTTRRAVMLGAGGAGMVAVLTACAGSGEPAADGAAETGAGAPSSGPAASSSTGSDSGAGSGAKALAKAGDIPEGGGKVFKDAKVVVTQPKAGEFKAFSSVCTHRGCDVASVSEGTINCPCHGSKFKIEDGSVANGPADKPLAEKAIKVEGDSITLA
- the uvrA gene encoding excinuclease ABC subunit UvrA — protein: MADRLIVRGAREHNLKDVSLDLPRDSLIVFTGLSGSGKSSLAFDTIFAEGQRRYVESLSAYARQFLGQMDKPDVDFIEGLSPAVSIDQKSTSRNPRSTVGTITEVYDYLRLLWARIGKPHCPQCGRTIARQSPEQIVDRVMELPEGTRFQVLAPVVRGRKGEYAELFSQLQAKGFARARVDGTVVRLDEPPTLKKQEKHDIEVIVDRLTVKESARSRLTGSVETALQLSGGTITLEFVDLPENDPNRERFYSEHLYCPYDDLSFEELEPRSFSFNSPFGACTECTGLGVRMEVDPDLIVPDPEKALDDGAISPWAGGHTSDYFVRLVEALGLTMGFKITTPWERLPKKAQNALLHGYGEQVHVRYSNRYGRERSYYTTFEGAIPWVQRRHAESESDGMREKYEGYMREIPCPACKGARLKPVSLAVTVDGRSIADVSAMSIGDCAAFLAKLELSDRDMQIAERVVKEINARMGFLLDVGLDYLTMDRASGTLAGGEAQRIRLATQIGSGLVGVLYVLDEPSIGLHQRDNQRLLETLIRLRDMGNTLIVVEHDEDTIAAADWVVDIGPGAGEHGGQVVVSGTVADLLASEDSMTGAYLSGRKSIVIPAHRRKRDKKRQITVKGAREHNLKGVDVEFPLGVFTAVTGVSGSGKSTLVNDILYNALAKELNGARTVPGRHSRVNGMDLVDKVVHVDQSPIGRTPRSNPATYTGVFDKVRDLFAQTTEAKVRGYQKGRFSFNVKGGRCEACSGDGTIKIEMNFLPDVYVPCEICHGARYNRETLEVHYKGKTISEVLDMPIEEALGFFDAIPSIKRYLQTLNDVGLGYVRLGQPATTLSGGEAQRVKLASELQRRSTGRTIYVLDEPTTGLHFEDIRRLLGVLGKLVDGGNTVIVIEHNLDVIKTADWLIDMGPEGGSRGGSVLATGTPEEVALVDDSHTGRFLRKILGT
- a CDS encoding Rieske (2Fe-2S) protein, with the translated sequence MPTRRHVIGATAAVACGAALTGCAGGEPGPGVVPPGIKGKVIAQTADVPVGGGKVIAKWKIVITQPSAGVFKAFTASCPHRGCSVGRVADGVIRCPCHGSEFAADSGKCLKGPAEAPLVEFALKVDGDGIVMT